A genome region from Marinifilum sp. JC120 includes the following:
- a CDS encoding HDIG domain-containing protein, whose protein sequence is MISRDEAFELLKTNVKEENLIQHSLESEAVLGALAEKLGQDVELWSMTGLLHDLDYSETADTPEKHGLIAAEMLEGKLPEEAIKAIRAHNGDMTGVAPQSDFDFALRCGETVTGLIHANALMRPERMNGMKPKSLKKKMKAKAFAASVDREIIKECDKIGLELGDFFAISIEAITKVAPEVGLD, encoded by the coding sequence ATGATCTCAAGAGATGAAGCATTTGAACTGCTCAAAACAAATGTAAAAGAAGAAAACCTGATCCAGCATTCCCTCGAATCTGAAGCCGTACTCGGCGCACTGGCTGAAAAACTGGGACAGGATGTTGAACTATGGTCCATGACCGGACTGCTGCATGACCTCGATTACAGCGAGACCGCCGACACCCCGGAAAAGCACGGCCTGATTGCCGCAGAAATGCTCGAAGGCAAGCTGCCCGAGGAAGCAATCAAGGCTATCCGCGCCCACAACGGCGACATGACCGGAGTCGCTCCGCAGTCTGATTTTGATTTCGCGCTACGGTGCGGCGAGACCGTGACCGGACTCATTCACGCCAACGCGCTCATGCGCCCTGAAAGAATGAACGGCATGAAGCCCAAAAGTCTCAAGAAAAAAATGAAAGCCAAAGCATTCGCCGCCAGCGTGGATCGCGAGATCATCAAAGAATGTGACAAGATAGGTCTCGAACTGGGCGACTTTTTCGCTATTTCTATCGAAGCAATAACCAAAGTAGCACCCGAAGTAGGATTGGATTAA